A region from the Malus domestica chromosome 07, GDT2T_hap1 genome encodes:
- the LOC103420720 gene encoding WAT1-related protein At3g30340-like, whose product MNCWGKWKLVIVMLVINLALAIVNVLLKKTLDGGLNGLVIVIYRQSVSAVFLTPIAFFWESKSRPELTTRILCLLFISALIGVTFTQYLFLLGLQYTSATYSCAFVNMVPVYTFLLALPFGLEKVNIKRKDGIAKILGAFICIGGAVSLILYKGMPLTNQHSESTHQMQNHANTMASSTAKMTERWAGSAFLASGCLLWSSWFLIQAKIGKSYPFQYSSTAILSFFGAIQSAILCFITQRHIIMSMWILKGKLEILSVVYAGAVGSGLCYVGMSRCVKQKGALFTAAFTPVTQIFVAMLDFSFLHEQIYLGSMVGSVTVIIGMYILLWGKSNDKKEMVIKQTQAVDQDPESGPTPQGMPLDVNR is encoded by the exons ATGAATTGCTGGGGAAAATGGAAGCTTGTTATTGTCATGCTGGTCATTAACCTTGCATTAGCTATTGTAAATGTTCTTCTTAAGAAGACTCTTGATGGAGGATTAAACGGTTTGGTAATTGTTATTTATCGACAGTCGGTTTCTGCTGTTTTCTTGACACCCATTGCCTTCTTTTGGGAAAG CAAAAGCAGACCGGAGCTTACAACTCGAATATTATGCCTCCTTTTCATCAGTGCTCTTATTGG GGTAACTTTCACACAATACTTATTTCTTCTTGGACTTCAATACACCTCTGCTACATATTCCTGTGCATTCGTCAACATGGTGCCTGTCTACACTTTCCTATTGGCTCTACCatttgg TCTAGAGAAAGTGAACATAAAGAGAAAGGATGGGATAGCTAAAATCCTGGGTGCCTTCATATGTATTGGTGGAGCTGTATCATTGATCTTATACAAAGGAATGCCACTAACCAACCAACATTCAGAATCCACACATCAAATGCAAAACCATGCCAATACAATGGCTTCATCAACAGCTAAAATGACTGAGAGGTGGGCTGGTTCAGCGTTTTTGGCATCAGGCTGCCTCTTGTGGTCTTCGTGGTTTCTCATCCAAGCAAAGATCGGCAAGAGCTACCCTTTTCAGTACTCTAGCACCGCGATATTGTCCTTCTTCGGCGCCATTCAATCCGCCATCTTGTGCTTCATAACCCAGAGGCACATCATCATGTCAATGTGGATTCTCAAGGGGAAGTTGGAGATCTTGAGTGTCGTATATGCT GGAGCAGTAGGATCAGGGTTATGCTATGTAGGGATGTCAAGGTGTGTGAAACAAAAGGGTGCACTCTTCACAGCAGCATTTACCCCCGTCACCCAGATATTTGTGGCCATGTTGGACTTCTCTTTCTTGCATGAACAAATTTACCTCGGAAG CATGGTGGGATCTGTTACTGTCATAATTGGCATGTACATTTTACTGTGGGGTAAAAGCAACGATAAAAAGGAAATGGTGATCAAGCAGACACAAGCAGTTGACCAAGATCCAGAATCTGGTCCAACGCCACAAGGCATGCCCCTTGATGTAAACAGATAA